Proteins from one Cervus canadensis isolate Bull #8, Minnesota chromosome 25, ASM1932006v1, whole genome shotgun sequence genomic window:
- the LOC122427764 gene encoding decorin-like translates to MKATIIFLLVAQVSWAGPFQQKGLFDFMLEDEASGIGPDDRFHEVPELEPMGPVCPFRCQCHLRVVQCSDLGEWDAGALATSSALFMGMASLGVQHFQFLQFQM, encoded by the coding sequence ATGAAGGCAACTATCATCTTCCTCTTGGTTGCACAAGTTTCCTGGGCTGGACCGTTTCAACAGAAAGGCTTATTTGACTTTATGCTGGAAGATGAGGCTTCTGGGATAGGCCCGGACGACCGCTTCCATGAAGTTCCTGAATTAGAGCCTATGGGCCCAGTCTGCCCCTTCCGTTGCCAGTGCCACCTGCGAGTGGTCCAGTGTTCTGATCTGGGTGAGTGGGATGCAGGCGCTCTAGCTACCTCATCTGCTTTATTCATGGGAATGGCTTCCCTGGGAGTGCAGCATTTTCAATTTCTGCAATTCCAAATGTGA